The genomic stretch CAGGCGTGAGACCACGACCACCCCGCCCACCACCAGCACCGCGGCACCAGCGCCGATCGCCAGAGGGTTGAGACCCCCTGCTGCTGTTTGGGTGGTGGCGTCTGGAGCTGCTGGTGCTGCTGCCGTTGTCGCCGGTGTGGAGCCCTCTGCGCTGGGGATGGCAGAGCTCTGGCTCTTCTTCGACTCGGCGTAGAGCGAGAGGGCCCCCTGAATCACCACGTCGTCTCCCGGCGAGATGCTGCCATCGGTGATTTCGATCTGATCACCCTGGCTGGCACCGGTCTGGAGAAACACCGGGTCGTAGGTGGTGCCGCTCTTGACGAACGCCAGGGGCTTGCCATCCGCATCCACCACCGCCGCCACTGGAATGGTGACCACACCACCGGCTTCGACGGCGGGGGCGGTGGTGATACCCAGCAGGGAATCGATCTCCGCGCTGGCCTTCACCTGCCGCACATTGCCTGTTTGTTGAAACTCATCGCCATGGCCCACGTGGGCCATCGATGGGCTGAGGCCGCCGAGGGCCAGGGTTCCGAGGCTGAGGCTGCCGGCCAGAAGAAGAGCGCGCATGCTGCTGCTGCCGCAAGGGCAGGACAAGGACCCGCAGAGGATGCCGCAGTGGCGATGAAAAACAGGTGAAACCGCCTGCGCTGCTTAGGATCAGCCGACGTCGCCCCCAGGCCCGGGCCCATGCCGCTGCGCATCCTGCTGGTCGAGGACGAAGCCGAACTGGCTGTTGCAATCCAGACGGTGCTCCAGGCGGATCAGCATGTGGTCGACCATGTCGCCGAAGGGCTCGGCGCCTGGAGCCTGCTCCGCAGCGATCTGGCCACCTACAACCTGGTGATCGTCGATTGGATGCTGCCGGGGCTGTCCGGGGTGGACCTCTGCCGGCGGATACGGAGGGCTGGCCTCACCCTGCCGGTGCTGATGCTCACGGCCCTGGCTGATACCAGCCACCGGGTGCAGGGCCTTGATGCCGGCGCCGACGACTACCTGAGCAAGCCCTTCGCCATGGAGGAACTGCTGGCGCGGATCCGGGCGCTGCAGCGGCGCCAGCCCAGCTACCGCGAGCCACTGGTCAGCTGCGGGCCTTATCTGCTGGATCCGGCCGAGGGCTGCCTCAGCGTTGAGCAGGGAGAGGACACCACCAGGATCACCCTGTCCGCCAAGGAACTCCAGCTGATGGCCTACTTCATGGAGCATCCGCAGGAGATCATCCCGGGTTCGCGGCTGCGCTCTCAGCTCTGGTCACTGGATGAGGATCCGATCAGCAATGTGGTCGCGGCCCAGGTGCGTCTGCTGCGGCGCAAGATCGCCAGCCACGGACTGGCCTCTCCGATCGAGACCGTGCCTTCTAAGGGCTATCGCTTTGATCCGGAGTCTGAGGACAAGCCATAGGACATCTCGCCATGGCCAGACCTGGACCCATGTCCCGCAGCCGCCTGCGGCTGGCGGCGATGTACCTGGCGGTGATCGGGGTGATTCTCTATGCCGCCGGCTACGGGATGTT from Synechococcus sp. CBW1107 encodes the following:
- the rppA gene encoding two-component system response regulator RppA, with the protein product MPLRILLVEDEAELAVAIQTVLQADQHVVDHVAEGLGAWSLLRSDLATYNLVIVDWMLPGLSGVDLCRRIRRAGLTLPVLMLTALADTSHRVQGLDAGADDYLSKPFAMEELLARIRALQRRQPSYREPLVSCGPYLLDPAEGCLSVEQGEDTTRITLSAKELQLMAYFMEHPQEIIPGSRLRSQLWSLDEDPISNVVAAQVRLLRRKIASHGLASPIETVPSKGYRFDPESEDKP